A stretch of the Pseudomonas helvetica genome encodes the following:
- a CDS encoding class I SAM-dependent methyltransferase: MDEAKLNDFMGKVVSDMGGAAMLANMILGDELGLYRAMADSQPVTPEELASKTGCNARLLREWLSAHAASGYMEHVDGKFRLPEEQALALAIEDSPVYVPGGAAVIASFYHDKDKLIAAMRGNGALAWGDHHSCMFKGTERFFRPGYRAHLVGEWLPALEGVVDKLKAGAKVADVGCGHGASTVVMAKAFPASSFVGFDYHAPSITTATQRAEEGGVADSARFVQSTAKNFPGNDYDLICYFDCLHDMGDPVGAAKHAYQALKPDGTVLLVEPYANDRLDENATPVGRLFYAASTFICTPNSLSQEVGLGLGAQAGEARLRDVFTQAGFTHFRRAAETPFNLILEARK, encoded by the coding sequence ATGGACGAAGCCAAACTCAATGACTTCATGGGCAAGGTGGTTTCCGACATGGGCGGCGCAGCGATGCTCGCGAACATGATCCTGGGCGATGAACTCGGTTTGTACCGGGCGATGGCCGACAGCCAGCCTGTCACCCCTGAAGAACTGGCCAGCAAGACTGGCTGCAATGCACGACTGTTGCGCGAATGGCTCAGTGCTCACGCAGCCTCTGGCTACATGGAGCACGTCGACGGAAAATTCCGCCTGCCAGAAGAACAAGCCCTGGCGCTGGCGATCGAGGACTCACCGGTTTATGTCCCGGGCGGCGCCGCAGTGATTGCCTCGTTTTACCATGACAAAGACAAACTGATCGCCGCCATGCGTGGCAATGGTGCCCTCGCCTGGGGCGATCACCACAGCTGCATGTTCAAAGGCACCGAACGCTTCTTCAGACCCGGCTACCGCGCACACCTGGTCGGCGAGTGGTTACCTGCGCTTGAAGGCGTGGTGGACAAACTGAAAGCCGGGGCCAAGGTCGCGGATGTCGGTTGCGGCCACGGCGCTTCAACGGTGGTCATGGCCAAAGCGTTCCCGGCCTCCAGTTTTGTCGGCTTCGACTATCACGCGCCATCCATCACCACTGCTACCCAACGCGCTGAAGAAGGTGGCGTGGCCGATAGTGCTCGCTTCGTTCAGAGTACCGCCAAGAACTTTCCGGGCAATGACTACGATTTGATCTGCTACTTCGATTGCCTCCACGACATGGGCGACCCGGTGGGCGCTGCCAAACACGCCTATCAGGCGCTCAAGCCCGACGGGACGGTGCTGTTGGTGGAGCCGTATGCCAATGACCGTCTCGACGAAAACGCGACCCCGGTAGGACGGCTGTTCTACGCCGCGTCAACGTTCATCTGCACGCCCAACTCGTTGTCTCAGGAAGTCGGCCTGGGGCTCGGGGCTCAAGCGGGGGAAGCACGGCTGCGGGATGTATTCACCCAGGCCGGATTCACGCATTTCCGCCGGGCAGCAGAGACACCGTTCAACCTGATTCTGGAGGCGCGGAAATAA
- a CDS encoding AzlD domain-containing protein: protein MVWAVIFGMGMLVFLNRYVFLEPRLPVRLSSNARQFLGFAVPGMLTAICGPIVFMPDHQLNLQYDNPYLISSLVAIGLVLYTRSTLISMLLSMGFFFLLRWWL, encoded by the coding sequence ATGGTCTGGGCGGTTATTTTCGGAATGGGCATGCTGGTTTTTCTCAACCGCTATGTGTTCCTTGAACCACGGTTGCCCGTGCGCCTGAGCAGCAACGCGCGGCAATTTCTCGGGTTTGCGGTGCCGGGCATGCTCACGGCGATCTGCGGGCCGATTGTGTTCATGCCCGACCATCAACTGAATCTGCAGTACGACAATCCGTACCTGATCAGTTCACTGGTCGCCATCGGCCTGGTGCTCTACACCCGCAGTACCCTAATTAGCATGCTGCTGAGCATGGGCTTCTTTTTCCTGCTGCGCTGGTGGCTGTGA
- a CDS encoding AzlC family ABC transporter permease: MSDNLLPRSAFLRGAAAIMPLSLATAPWGLLAGSMAIEANLTPLQGQGLSSIVFAGAAQLVAIGMLKGGAGIFSILLTTLLLTSQHLLYGMSMRPVVSPLPGRWRVGLGFLLTDELFALTSQFDQRQFNRWYALGVGLTFYVAWNLFTLAGIVLGSSIPGLERLGLDFSIAATFIALITPVVRNVPTVVCVAVSLFCSVLFNYWHLGSALVLAGLLGMSAGFVCNKFYGART; the protein is encoded by the coding sequence ATGTCTGACAATCTATTGCCGCGCAGTGCTTTCTTGCGCGGTGCCGCTGCCATCATGCCCTTGTCCCTGGCGACTGCGCCATGGGGGCTGTTGGCGGGTTCGATGGCCATTGAGGCCAACCTCACTCCACTGCAAGGCCAGGGCTTGTCGAGCATCGTCTTTGCGGGTGCTGCGCAGTTGGTCGCGATCGGGATGCTCAAGGGCGGCGCCGGGATTTTCTCTATTCTGCTGACCACCTTGCTGCTGACCTCGCAACACCTGCTGTACGGCATGAGCATGCGTCCGGTGGTTTCGCCGTTGCCGGGTCGCTGGCGGGTAGGGCTGGGCTTTTTGCTCACCGACGAGCTGTTCGCGCTGACCAGTCAATTTGACCAACGGCAGTTCAATCGCTGGTACGCCCTCGGGGTGGGCCTGACCTTTTATGTGGCATGGAACCTCTTCACCCTCGCCGGGATTGTGCTGGGCAGCAGCATTCCGGGCCTTGAACGCCTGGGACTGGATTTTTCCATCGCGGCCACGTTTATCGCGTTGATCACCCCCGTGGTGCGCAACGTTCCGACGGTCGTCTGCGTGGCGGTTTCGCTGTTCTGCTCGGTGCTCTTCAATTATTGGCACTTGGGCTCGGCGTTGGTGCTGGCCGGCTTGCTGGGGATGAGTGCCGGGTTTGTCTGCAACAAGTTTTATGGAGCGCGCACATGA
- a CDS encoding ABC transporter ATP-binding protein — translation MNTLEIQDLHKRYGTHEVLKGVSLEAKAGDVISIIGSSGSGKSTFLRCINLLEQPNSGNILLNGEQLKLVANKTGGLKAAEPKQLQRMRSRLAMVFQHFNLWSHMSALENVMEAPVHVLGLDKKLAREKAEHYLNKVGVAHRMGAYPAHMSGGEQQRVAIARALAMEPEVMLFDEPTSALDPELVGEVLKVMQDLALEGRTMVVVTHEMGFAREVSNQLVFLHKGQVEERGNPREVLVNPQSERLQQFLAGSLK, via the coding sequence ATGAACACACTTGAAATTCAGGACCTGCACAAACGCTACGGCACCCACGAAGTGCTCAAGGGCGTGTCCCTGGAAGCCAAAGCCGGCGACGTGATCAGCATCATCGGCTCCAGTGGCTCGGGTAAAAGCACCTTCCTGCGCTGCATCAACCTGCTGGAGCAACCCAACTCGGGCAACATCCTGCTCAATGGCGAGCAGTTGAAACTGGTCGCCAACAAGACCGGTGGGCTCAAGGCCGCCGAGCCCAAACAGCTGCAACGCATGCGCTCGCGGCTGGCAATGGTGTTTCAGCATTTCAACCTCTGGTCGCACATGAGCGCCCTTGAAAACGTCATGGAAGCGCCGGTGCATGTGCTTGGCCTGGACAAGAAACTCGCCCGGGAAAAGGCCGAGCACTACCTGAACAAGGTCGGCGTGGCCCATCGCATGGGCGCTTATCCGGCGCACATGTCGGGTGGCGAACAGCAGCGCGTGGCGATTGCTCGTGCGCTGGCGATGGAGCCGGAAGTGATGTTGTTCGATGAACCGACCTCGGCCCTCGACCCGGAGCTGGTCGGTGAAGTGCTTAAAGTCATGCAGGACCTGGCCCTGGAAGGCCGGACCATGGTGGTGGTAACCCACGAAATGGGCTTTGCCCGGGAGGTGTCGAACCAACTGGTGTTCCTGCACAAAGGTCAGGTCGAAGAGCGTGGCAACCCGCGTGAAGTGCTGGTCAACCCACAGTCCGAGCGCCTCCAGCAGTTCTTGGCCGGCAGCCTGAAGTAA
- a CDS encoding succinylglutamate desuccinylase/aspartoacylase family protein — protein MEHIHYVLPWSACGTERTLSLFRFGSGSRKAYIQASLHADELPGMRVAVELKRRLRELELQGRLTGVIELVPMANPIGIGQMFQATHQGRFEFNSGKNFNRDFPELAEAVAVQLKGQLGEDAEANVALIRRAMIEVIADMPLAESELDGLRRLLLQHACDADVVLDLHCDFESIMLLYALPQNWPRLRSLAARLNAEAVLLAEDAGGNAFDEACAIPWLRLAELFPLANIPLACVATTIELRGMADTEREPCMASAEQILGYLAEQGLISGDWPDAPATCCDATPFAGAQYAYAPHPGVVSFLQPLGARVSVGDPLFEVLDPLTDRHSVVKASTDGILYARERLRFAQPGLWLAKVAGSTPIRQGRLLSD, from the coding sequence ATGGAACACATCCACTACGTTTTGCCCTGGAGCGCCTGCGGCACTGAACGCACGCTGTCGCTGTTTCGATTTGGCAGCGGCTCGCGCAAGGCCTACATCCAGGCATCGCTGCATGCCGACGAACTGCCTGGCATGCGCGTCGCCGTCGAACTCAAGCGCCGTCTGCGCGAGCTGGAATTACAAGGCCGCCTGACCGGCGTGATCGAACTGGTGCCGATGGCCAATCCGATCGGTATCGGGCAAATGTTCCAGGCCACCCATCAGGGACGCTTCGAATTCAACAGCGGCAAGAACTTCAACCGTGACTTCCCGGAACTGGCCGAAGCCGTGGCCGTGCAGTTGAAGGGCCAGCTGGGCGAGGATGCCGAGGCCAACGTGGCGCTGATCCGGCGTGCCATGATTGAAGTCATTGCCGACATGCCGCTGGCCGAATCGGAACTCGACGGCCTGCGCCGCCTGCTGTTGCAGCACGCCTGCGACGCCGATGTGGTGCTGGACCTGCACTGCGATTTCGAGTCGATCATGTTGCTGTACGCCCTGCCGCAAAACTGGCCGCGCCTGCGTTCACTGGCCGCACGCCTGAACGCTGAAGCCGTTCTGCTGGCCGAGGACGCTGGCGGCAATGCCTTCGATGAAGCCTGCGCGATCCCCTGGTTACGCCTGGCCGAGCTGTTCCCGCTGGCGAACATTCCGCTGGCCTGCGTGGCGACCACCATCGAACTGCGCGGCATGGCCGACACCGAACGCGAGCCGTGCATGGCCAGTGCCGAGCAAATCCTCGGCTACCTGGCCGAACAGGGCCTGATCAGCGGCGACTGGCCAGACGCGCCGGCCACTTGCTGCGATGCGACTCCTTTTGCCGGCGCGCAATACGCCTATGCGCCACACCCCGGTGTGGTGAGTTTTCTGCAACCGTTGGGTGCCCGGGTCTCGGTCGGCGACCCGCTGTTCGAAGTGCTCGACCCGCTGACCGATCGCCACAGCGTGGTGAAAGCCAGCACCGACGGCATCCTTTATGCCCGCGAACGCCTGCGCTTTGCCCAACCGGGCTTGTGGCTGGCCAAGGTCGCAGGCTCTACCCCCATTCGCCAGGGTCGCTTGCTCAGCGACTGA
- a CDS encoding ABC transporter permease, translated as MLHGYGSSILDGAWLSINLALSSMALAITLGLIGAAFRLSPLKWLSTLGEGYTTVIRGIPDLVLILLIFYGGQDLVNRIALGLGYTHYIDINPFVAGVCTMGFIFGAYLSETFRGAFMAIPQGQAEAGAAYGMSSAQVFWRILVPQMIRFAIPGFTNNWLVLTKSTALISVIGLQDMMFKAKNAADATHEPFTFFLAVAALYLVLTSVSLLVLRALEKHYSVGIKAAVL; from the coding sequence ATGCTTCACGGCTACGGATCGAGCATTCTCGATGGCGCCTGGCTGTCGATCAATCTGGCTCTGAGCTCCATGGCACTGGCCATTACCCTGGGCCTGATCGGCGCGGCGTTTCGCCTCTCGCCGCTCAAATGGTTGTCGACGCTGGGCGAAGGCTACACCACAGTGATTCGCGGTATCCCCGACCTGGTACTGATTCTGCTGATTTTCTACGGCGGCCAGGACCTGGTGAATCGCATCGCCCTCGGGCTCGGTTACACCCACTACATCGACATCAACCCGTTTGTGGCGGGTGTCTGCACCATGGGTTTCATTTTCGGTGCCTACCTCTCGGAAACCTTTCGCGGCGCCTTCATGGCGATCCCGCAAGGTCAGGCTGAAGCCGGTGCGGCCTATGGCATGAGCAGCGCCCAGGTGTTCTGGCGGATTCTGGTGCCGCAGATGATTCGCTTCGCGATCCCCGGCTTCACCAACAACTGGCTGGTGCTGACCAAATCCACGGCGTTGATATCGGTGATCGGCCTGCAGGACATGATGTTCAAGGCCAAGAACGCTGCCGACGCGACCCACGAACCCTTTACGTTTTTCCTCGCGGTGGCGGCGCTGTACCTGGTGCTGACCAGCGTCTCGTTGCTGGTGCTGCGCGCATTGGAAAAACACTACTCGGTCGGCATCAAAGCCGCCGTTCTGTGA
- a CDS encoding DUF4174 domain-containing protein, whose amino-acid sequence MLIRSLTLATLLAVAGPLFAADNDTPLAQERGRTRPLIVIAPSSIDPTLVSLKKSLAEPANSQAFKERNMVLYTVVNLMGQRDGKDLDAQTTMALIRELKLGVSGETKVILVGKDGEKKLDHLGPIEAKDLFATVDQLPAAEKEAAPPAPPPVEAAPVKGGKKGKGAKPAAPPQPLDD is encoded by the coding sequence ATGCTCATTCGGTCACTGACCCTTGCAACTCTGCTCGCTGTCGCCGGCCCTCTATTCGCCGCCGACAACGACACGCCCCTGGCCCAGGAACGCGGCAGGACCCGGCCGCTGATTGTCATCGCTCCCAGCAGCATCGACCCGACACTGGTCAGCCTGAAAAAGTCCCTGGCGGAACCGGCCAACAGCCAGGCCTTCAAAGAACGCAATATGGTGCTGTACACCGTGGTCAACCTCATGGGCCAACGTGACGGCAAGGACCTCGATGCACAAACCACCATGGCGCTGATTCGCGAGTTGAAACTGGGCGTCAGTGGCGAGACCAAGGTCATTCTGGTGGGCAAGGACGGCGAGAAAAAACTCGACCACCTCGGGCCGATCGAAGCCAAGGATCTGTTCGCCACCGTTGACCAGCTTCCAGCCGCCGAGAAAGAGGCAGCGCCACCTGCGCCGCCACCCGTAGAGGCTGCGCCGGTCAAGGGCGGAAAAAAGGGCAAAGGAGCAAAACCGGCAGCACCACCGCAACCCTTGGATGATTGA
- a CDS encoding DUF488 family protein, which produces MPIHIVQLGTPRTPHEGLRLGTVRRPPRGVPKAEFASRDFYDTWLPALSPSAELVTEAKAAEDEKDWEAFRRKFKAEMNHPAPSQLLDLLAALSHQTSLAIGCYCKEERHCHRSVLRELLIARGAQVAALEEV; this is translated from the coding sequence ATGCCTATCCATATCGTGCAACTGGGCACGCCCCGTACACCCCATGAAGGGCTGCGCCTGGGCACAGTCCGTCGCCCACCGCGCGGCGTTCCGAAAGCCGAATTCGCCAGCCGCGACTTCTACGACACCTGGCTCCCCGCCCTGTCGCCCAGCGCGGAGCTGGTAACAGAAGCCAAAGCCGCGGAAGACGAAAAAGACTGGGAAGCCTTTCGACGTAAATTCAAGGCCGAAATGAACCACCCTGCCCCCAGCCAACTGCTGGATTTGTTGGCCGCCCTGTCTCATCAAACGTCACTGGCCATCGGCTGCTACTGCAAGGAAGAACGCCACTGCCATCGCTCGGTGTTGCGGGAGCTGTTGATTGCTCGCGGGGCACAGGTTGCAGCGCTTGAAGAGGTGTAG
- the pcsA gene encoding phosphatidylcholine synthase — MITTRRMATLKAWGAHGFTATGVVTAFLATLALFDNQPRACLLWLGVALIVDGVDGALARKVNVQTVLPHLDGSILDLVIDYLTYVFIPALFIYRYIDLPAYTPLLTTSVILVSSLYCFCNVNMKSKDNYFQGFPAAWNVVTLCLYIIAPTPWLTLLTIIGLALLTVTRMKFLHPFRVRRFMPINIAVTSIWLLCSLSLILNHPTANPWVMGLWLAMSAYFLGICICRSAADWLERTHH, encoded by the coding sequence TTGATAACGACCCGACGCATGGCCACGCTTAAAGCCTGGGGCGCCCACGGTTTTACCGCAACCGGCGTGGTGACCGCCTTCCTGGCGACCCTCGCCTTGTTCGATAACCAGCCCAGGGCCTGCCTGCTGTGGCTGGGCGTGGCGCTGATCGTCGACGGTGTGGACGGCGCGCTGGCGCGCAAGGTGAATGTGCAAACGGTACTGCCGCATCTCGACGGCTCCATACTGGATCTGGTCATCGACTACCTGACCTACGTGTTCATCCCGGCCCTGTTCATCTACCGTTACATCGACTTGCCAGCCTACACCCCGCTGCTGACCACCTCGGTGATCCTGGTCTCGTCGCTCTATTGCTTCTGCAACGTCAACATGAAGAGCAAGGACAATTACTTCCAGGGTTTCCCCGCTGCGTGGAACGTCGTCACCCTGTGCCTCTACATCATTGCGCCGACACCCTGGCTGACGCTGCTGACCATTATCGGCCTGGCGCTGTTGACGGTGACCCGGATGAAGTTCCTGCACCCGTTTCGCGTGCGGCGGTTCATGCCGATCAACATTGCCGTGACGTCCATCTGGTTGCTGTGCAGCCTGTCACTGATCCTCAACCATCCGACCGCCAACCCTTGGGTCATGGGGCTGTGGCTGGCGATGTCAGCTTACTTTCTGGGGATCTGTATCTGCCGCTCGGCCGCAGACTGGCTTGAGCGCACTCACCATTAA
- a CDS encoding ABC transporter permease: MLDYNLIWENLPLYFSGALLTLKVLLISLAFGLMLAIPLALMRVSRSPLINFPAWLYTYAIRGTPMLVQLFLIYYGLAQFEAVRQSVLWPYLSSATFCACLAFAINTSAYSAELLAGSLKSTPNGEIEAAKAMGMSRPTLYRRILLPSALRRALPQYSNEVLMMLQTTSLASIVTLVDITGAARTVSSRFYLPFEAFITAGLIYLALTFILVRLFKLAERHWLAYLAPRKH, encoded by the coding sequence ATGCTCGACTACAACCTGATCTGGGAAAACCTGCCGCTGTATTTCAGTGGCGCGTTATTGACCCTCAAAGTACTGCTGATTTCCCTGGCTTTTGGCCTGATGTTGGCCATTCCACTGGCATTGATGCGCGTCTCCCGCTCGCCGCTGATTAACTTCCCGGCCTGGCTCTACACCTACGCCATTCGTGGCACGCCGATGCTGGTACAGCTGTTTTTGATCTATTACGGCCTGGCGCAGTTCGAAGCGGTACGCCAAAGCGTGCTCTGGCCGTACCTGTCCAGCGCGACCTTTTGCGCCTGCCTGGCCTTTGCGATCAACACCAGTGCCTACAGCGCAGAGCTGCTGGCCGGCAGTCTGAAGTCCACCCCCAACGGCGAGATCGAAGCCGCCAAGGCGATGGGCATGTCACGCCCGACCCTGTACCGCCGCATTCTGCTGCCGTCGGCCCTGCGCCGGGCGTTGCCGCAGTACAGCAATGAAGTGCTGATGATGCTGCAAACCACCAGCCTCGCGTCGATCGTCACCCTGGTCGACATCACTGGTGCGGCGCGCACGGTCAGCTCGCGGTTCTACCTGCCGTTCGAAGCGTTCATCACTGCCGGCCTGATCTACCTGGCCCTGACCTTCATTCTCGTGCGCCTGTTCAAGCTCGCCGAACGTCACTGGCTGGCGTACCTGGCCCCACGCAAGCACTAA
- a CDS encoding ABC transporter substrate-binding protein yields the protein MNKTGLLAALAFCAVSTLAHADEDSLRIGIEAAYPPFSFKTPEGNISGFDYDIGNALCEEMKIKCQWVIQEFDGMIPSLKVRKIDAVLSSMSITDDRLKSVDFSEKYYHTPGKFAAKAGQAINDPKVDLKGKKLGVQRSSTYDRYATEQLAPAGVEVVRYSSQNEAFLDLASGRLDATLADIVNTNESFIKTPAGNGFALVGPDINDPKYFGRGAGIALRKGDTANAARLNTAIDAIRANGKYQQVMAKYFAFDIYGE from the coding sequence ATGAACAAGACCGGACTTCTGGCTGCTCTGGCATTTTGCGCCGTCAGCACCCTGGCCCACGCCGACGAAGACAGCTTGCGTATCGGTATCGAAGCTGCCTACCCGCCGTTCTCCTTCAAGACCCCGGAAGGCAATATCAGCGGGTTCGACTACGACATCGGCAACGCCCTGTGCGAAGAAATGAAGATCAAATGCCAGTGGGTTATCCAGGAATTCGACGGGATGATCCCCTCGTTGAAAGTGCGCAAGATCGACGCGGTGCTGTCGTCGATGTCGATTACCGACGACCGCCTGAAGTCAGTCGACTTCAGCGAAAAGTACTACCACACCCCCGGCAAGTTCGCGGCGAAGGCCGGCCAGGCGATCAATGACCCGAAGGTCGATCTCAAAGGCAAGAAACTCGGTGTGCAACGCTCCTCCACCTACGACCGTTACGCGACCGAGCAACTGGCGCCCGCCGGCGTCGAGGTGGTGCGTTACTCCTCGCAAAATGAAGCCTTCCTGGACCTGGCCTCGGGCCGACTGGACGCCACCCTCGCCGACATCGTCAACACCAACGAGAGCTTCATCAAGACCCCGGCCGGTAACGGCTTTGCCTTGGTAGGACCGGACATCAATGACCCGAAATACTTCGGCCGGGGCGCCGGGATTGCGCTGCGCAAAGGCGATACCGCGAACGCGGCACGCCTGAACACGGCGATTGACGCGATCCGTGCCAACGGCAAGTACCAGCAGGTCATGGCCAAGTACTTCGCGTTCGATATCTACGGCGAATAA
- a CDS encoding MurR/RpiR family transcriptional regulator, whose product MPTPSKNTTVYAAPVMRKLAEILADLQPSLRKVADFILRHPLKAATLTIEEMAHETATSPAAVNRLAKALDLGGYSGMKAELVATLQQMVSPVDKLRNELAHRPGGAFGLHEQIQSATSNLGTAGTNNHPDTFEAVVTCLIEARKIYILGFGNSVYMAGLAASTLMPFCADATAISMEGGNENAAYRLAAITDQDVLLAISLPRYSLDTLQLSRFAHERGATVLAITDSPASPLTHIAQHVLFAPADHPVLTSSNIAVLALIEGLVAGVMARNKEAVKLATELTESVMNYLHIPGSSKTPKK is encoded by the coding sequence ATGCCTACTCCTTCGAAAAACACCACGGTCTACGCCGCGCCGGTCATGCGCAAACTGGCAGAAATTCTTGCCGACTTGCAGCCATCGCTGCGCAAGGTGGCAGACTTCATCCTGCGTCATCCGCTGAAAGCCGCGACACTGACCATCGAAGAGATGGCCCATGAAACCGCCACCTCACCGGCGGCGGTCAACCGTCTGGCCAAGGCGTTGGACCTGGGCGGTTACAGCGGCATGAAAGCCGAGCTGGTCGCGACCTTGCAGCAGATGGTCTCCCCGGTGGACAAACTGCGTAACGAGCTGGCGCACCGCCCCGGTGGTGCGTTCGGGCTGCACGAGCAAATCCAGAGCGCCACCAGCAACCTCGGCACCGCCGGCACCAACAATCACCCCGACACCTTCGAAGCCGTGGTCACCTGCCTGATCGAGGCGCGCAAGATCTACATCCTCGGGTTTGGCAACAGTGTCTACATGGCTGGTCTCGCGGCCTCGACACTGATGCCGTTCTGCGCCGACGCCACGGCGATCAGCATGGAAGGCGGCAACGAAAACGCCGCCTATCGACTGGCTGCGATTACCGATCAGGACGTGCTGCTGGCGATCTCGCTGCCGCGCTATTCCCTCGACACCCTGCAGCTGTCGCGCTTTGCCCATGAGCGTGGCGCGACGGTATTGGCGATCACCGACTCGCCCGCCTCGCCCTTGACCCACATTGCTCAGCACGTGCTGTTTGCACCGGCCGACCACCCGGTGCTGACCAGTTCCAACATTGCGGTACTGGCGCTGATCGAAGGCCTGGTTGCCGGCGTGATGGCGCGTAATAAAGAAGCGGTGAAGCTGGCGACCGAACTCACTGAAAGCGTGATGAATTACCTGCACATTCCCGGCAGCAGCAAAACCCCGAAAAAGTGA
- a CDS encoding sulfite exporter TauE/SafE family protein, translated as MDFGNLGFVVAGLVVGFVVGMTGVGGGSLMTPILLWFGINPATAVGTDLLYAAITKSGGVLVHQKHRNIDWKITGWLTLGSVPAVVMTLLFLKYLNTDPHATNTVIKQALGFVLLLTALAIFFKRQLLAFAQKHAGDHYHLSNLNLNLLTIVTGAILGAMVALTSIGAGALGTVALFILYPFLATKRLVGTEIAHAVPLTLVAGLGHASMGNMDWHLLGFLLMGSLPGIYIGSHLTGKISDGVLRPCLAVMLVFIGYKLVF; from the coding sequence ATGGACTTCGGTAATTTGGGTTTTGTAGTCGCAGGCTTGGTTGTCGGGTTCGTTGTCGGAATGACCGGTGTGGGGGGAGGCTCGTTGATGACGCCGATCCTTCTATGGTTCGGCATCAACCCGGCCACGGCCGTGGGGACGGATTTGCTGTACGCGGCGATCACCAAGTCCGGTGGTGTGCTGGTTCATCAAAAGCACCGGAACATCGACTGGAAAATTACCGGCTGGCTGACGTTGGGCAGTGTGCCCGCCGTTGTCATGACCTTGTTGTTCCTGAAATACCTCAACACGGATCCGCACGCGACCAATACCGTTATCAAGCAGGCGTTGGGCTTTGTATTGCTGCTGACGGCGCTGGCTATTTTCTTCAAGCGCCAACTCTTGGCGTTTGCCCAAAAACATGCGGGCGATCATTACCACCTCAGTAACCTGAACCTGAACCTGCTGACCATCGTCACGGGCGCGATACTCGGTGCGATGGTCGCTTTGACCTCCATCGGTGCCGGCGCCCTGGGAACTGTGGCGCTGTTCATCCTGTACCCGTTCCTGGCAACCAAACGCCTGGTCGGCACAGAAATCGCCCACGCCGTACCGCTGACCCTGGTTGCGGGACTGGGGCATGCGAGCATGGGCAATATGGATTGGCACCTGCTGGGCTTTTTGCTGATGGGGTCGTTGCCGGGGATCTATATCGGCAGTCACCTGACCGGGAAAATTTCCGACGGTGTGTTGCGTCCTTGCCTGGCCGTCATGCTGGTGTTCATCGGCTACAAATTGGTGTTTTGA